The following are encoded together in the Desulfofalx alkaliphila DSM 12257 genome:
- a CDS encoding recombinase family protein, giving the protein MNRQSTFSTIRKSTLAFEEAKITALYCRLSRDDELAGDSNSIVNQKTILKKYAEDNGFRNIEFYVDDGVSGTTFDRPDFNRMIADVESGRIGTIIIKDMSRFGRDYLKVGYYTEIMFPESDVRFIAINNGIDSANQADSDFTPFLNIINEWYAKDTSKKIRAVFKSKGQSGKPLCTNPPYGYIKDPKDKLHWIIDEKAAEVVRDIFRLCMAGFGPTQIAKQLEKRCIDTPTVHLRKMGINTPARPPENPYAWSARTVADILAKMEYLGHTVNFKTSKKSYKSKVKILNNPEEWLVFKNTHEAIIDKGTWETVQKIRDGKRRPSRLGEMGMLSGMMFCADCGAKLYQVRGKGWTHDKEYFVCATYRKKKGMCSSHQIRNVVVEQLLLEDLRRVTSFAKDHEQEFIRIVMNNSEKELAKELRQSQKEYEQAQTRIADIDKIIRKLYEDNVMGKIPEERFYKMSAEYEAEQKALEERITKLKHTIDTANEQFLNTDRFLALVKKYTEITELDAEIIREFIDKIIVFKAEKIDGRRTQRIQIFYNCIGAIDLPK; this is encoded by the coding sequence ATGAATAGACAGTCAACATTTAGCACTATACGTAAATCAACATTAGCATTTGAAGAAGCGAAAATTACTGCTTTGTACTGCAGGCTTTCACGTGATGATGAGCTTGCAGGAGACAGCAACAGCATAGTAAACCAGAAGACAATTCTAAAAAAATATGCTGAGGACAACGGTTTTCGCAACATCGAATTTTATGTGGATGATGGGGTCAGCGGTACAACTTTTGATAGACCAGACTTTAACCGCATGATTGCAGATGTAGAGTCCGGTAGAATTGGAACGATTATCATTAAGGATATGTCCCGCTTCGGCAGGGATTACCTCAAAGTAGGATATTATACCGAGATTATGTTTCCTGAATCAGATGTACGATTCATTGCTATTAACAACGGTATTGATAGTGCAAACCAAGCAGACAGTGACTTTACACCGTTTCTTAACATTATTAATGAATGGTATGCTAAGGATACTAGCAAGAAAATCCGTGCTGTGTTCAAATCCAAGGGACAGTCCGGTAAGCCACTCTGCACCAATCCGCCTTACGGTTATATTAAAGACCCTAAAGACAAGTTGCACTGGATTATAGATGAGAAAGCCGCCGAGGTGGTCAGAGATATTTTCCGACTGTGCATGGCTGGCTTTGGACCCACGCAGATAGCAAAGCAACTTGAAAAGCGATGCATTGATACACCTACGGTTCATCTTCGCAAAATGGGTATTAACACTCCAGCAAGACCACCAGAAAACCCATATGCTTGGTCGGCTCGTACCGTAGCAGATATTTTGGCTAAAATGGAATATCTAGGTCACACGGTGAATTTCAAGACTTCTAAAAAGTCCTACAAGAGCAAAGTCAAGATATTGAACAATCCAGAAGAATGGCTGGTTTTCAAAAATACCCATGAAGCAATTATTGATAAGGGTACTTGGGAAACAGTGCAGAAAATCAGAGATGGCAAGCGAAGACCATCACGATTAGGTGAAATGGGAATGCTCTCTGGCATGATGTTTTGTGCCGACTGTGGAGCAAAGCTGTATCAGGTTAGAGGCAAGGGATGGACACACGATAAGGAATATTTCGTTTGTGCGACTTACCGCAAGAAAAAGGGTATGTGCAGTTCACATCAGATACGCAATGTTGTAGTGGAACAGCTTTTGTTAGAAGACTTAAGACGTGTAACCTCCTTTGCCAAAGACCATGAACAGGAATTCATCCGTATAGTTATGAATAATTCTGAAAAGGAACTTGCCAAAGAACTCCGCCAAAGTCAAAAGGAGTACGAACAAGCACAGACTCGCATTGCTGACATAGACAAAATCATTCGAAAGCTATATGAGGACAATGTGATGGGCAAAATTCCCGAAGAGCGTTTTTACAAGATGTCGGCTGAATATGAAGCCGAGCAGAAGGCACTGGAAGAAAGGATAACCAAATTAAAGCATACCATTGATACAGCAAATGAACAGTTCCTCAATACCGACCGCTTTTTGGCACTGGTTAAAAAGTACACAGAAATTACAGAATTGGATGCAGAGATTATTAGAGAGTTCATCGACAAAATTATAGTATTCAAGGCTGAAAAGATAGATGGCCGCAGAACCCAGCGGATTCAGATTTTTTATAACTGCATTGGTGCTATCGACTTACCAAAATAA
- a CDS encoding transposon-encoded TnpW family protein, which produces MENQISSRTTKSDIGGTVYVVESRISVSAKESAYSKLKRLITVNAKSLSKLSDSSNKSTEINSTSSR; this is translated from the coding sequence ATGGAAAACCAAATTAGCAGCCGCACAACCAAATCCGATATCGGAGGTACGGTCTATGTGGTGGAATCACGAATAAGTGTTTCAGCAAAGGAAAGTGCATATTCCAAGCTGAAACGACTGATTACGGTCAACGCAAAAAGCCTTTCAAAGTTATCAGATAGTTCAAATAAATCCACGGAAATCAACTCGACTTCTTCAAGGTAG
- a CDS encoding phage major capsid protein: MATSTTYNRAFWNVMKGKEENNQNLSEGFDNAGAYVAPDEFREGFNTALAKENIFRRFATVINLSSAEGKIQAVSSTGTADWVEDGDPIPESADTFTQFLVKSYKLASLVKLNRSFVTDMNFNLEKYLMSDFAKRFGKAEENALLNGNGTTQPTGILTADADVTTADSATISFDEIISLYFSLKDEYRNNAVFIMHDNTAMLLRTLKDTSGSYLWNPSDNTIFGKPVVTSPYMPTVSAGAKSIVFGDLSYYWLIERQPITIKKLSELYALQGQIGFSAYERLDGKLIQPDALKILQLKA, encoded by the coding sequence ATGGCAACTTCAACAACTTATAATAGAGCGTTTTGGAATGTTATGAAAGGAAAAGAAGAAAATAATCAAAATCTAAGCGAGGGCTTTGATAATGCAGGAGCCTATGTCGCACCAGACGAGTTCAGAGAAGGCTTTAACACTGCTTTGGCAAAGGAGAATATATTCCGCAGATTTGCTACTGTTATCAATCTATCTTCTGCAGAAGGTAAAATTCAAGCGGTATCCTCAACGGGTACAGCAGATTGGGTTGAAGACGGGGATCCAATCCCCGAAAGCGCCGATACATTTACACAGTTTCTAGTGAAATCATACAAGCTGGCATCTCTTGTCAAGCTAAACCGCTCATTCGTCACCGATATGAACTTTAATCTTGAAAAGTATCTGATGAGTGATTTTGCGAAGCGTTTTGGCAAGGCTGAGGAAAATGCATTACTTAATGGAAATGGCACAACACAGCCAACAGGTATCCTTACAGCAGATGCAGATGTAACTACAGCAGATAGTGCTACCATCTCTTTTGACGAGATTATCTCTCTGTATTTTTCATTAAAAGATGAATACCGAAATAACGCTGTGTTTATCATGCACGATAATACAGCTATGCTTCTTAGAACCCTTAAGGATACAAGCGGCAGTTATCTGTGGAATCCTTCAGATAACACCATCTTCGGAAAGCCTGTAGTTACCTCTCCATATATGCCTACAGTATCAGCAGGAGCAAAAAGCATTGTATTTGGAGATTTATCATACTACTGGCTGATTGAGCGTCAACCAATAACGATAAAAAAATTAAGTGAGTTATATGCATTGCAGGGGCAAATTGGCTTTTCTGCTTACGAGAGATTGGATGGCAAGCTAATTCAACCGGATGCTCTGAAAATATTACAATTAAAAGCTTAA
- a CDS encoding phage/plasmid primase, P4 family, producing MPQILKSKPQFCCWKYEERSGRKTKVPYNPVTRKRAKADQRSTFLDFSSAAAAISDYDDIGFLVGNDICVIDLDDCFDSGDKLKPIAQIVVDVFSGCYMEHSPSGKGLHIFFKATGYGFDKTKYYINNRKLGVEVYVARATNRFVTVTGNVFVDGDIPEKSNELQMILDKYMLRPTPVKQLLDTESQSYLSDKSVIEKALKSANGERFKALWQGDTSGYASASEADLALCGMLAFWCGRDIGQMDRLFRKSGLMRDKWNRPQSGSTYGMITIEKAIANATEIYKPGGKRSSATEDFGECSLTGFKPESNDRYPWTDIGASRLFADYYKSFARFVPERKMWFCYENGIWIPDVGNLKVMEMCKSLANQLLTYALTIQDEHQRKAYIDYCRKWQSRRYRETVLKDAQSVYPISMAEFDQGPQMFNCSNGTLFLISMDFHPHNNEDRLTKISGVKYDPEAKSERWDRFIHEIMSGDEEKAKFLQKAFGYSISGDTRYECLFVLYGATTRNGKGTLCESILKVLGSYGCTARPETISLKKNNNSSSPSEDIARLAGVRYVNISEPSRGLVLNAAQVKSMTGGDTINARFLHENSFDFSPKFKLYINTNYLPVITDMTLFSSGRVVIIPFERHFDESEQDKNLKREFAKSKNQSAILNWLIEGYQLLKKEGFTLPDSVKTATEAYKRDSDKIALFFEDALEESPNSEVRTSEVYARYQRWCSANGCYSENARNFKQALTAIARVERKRPRSGGGMTTMLIGYKLTEEEFLLI from the coding sequence TTGCCACAGATACTCAAAAGTAAGCCACAGTTTTGCTGTTGGAAATATGAAGAGCGAAGTGGTAGAAAAACCAAAGTTCCCTATAACCCAGTAACAAGAAAAAGGGCAAAAGCAGATCAGCGGAGTACATTTTTAGATTTTAGTTCGGCAGCAGCTGCTATAAGTGATTATGACGATATCGGATTTTTGGTAGGTAATGACATCTGTGTTATCGACTTAGATGATTGCTTTGACAGTGGTGATAAGCTTAAGCCTATTGCCCAAATTGTTGTAGATGTTTTTAGTGGTTGCTATATGGAACACAGTCCATCTGGGAAAGGGTTGCATATTTTCTTTAAGGCCACCGGCTATGGTTTTGACAAAACAAAATACTATATCAACAACAGAAAGCTGGGAGTTGAGGTCTATGTGGCTAGAGCAACAAACCGCTTTGTTACCGTAACAGGCAATGTATTTGTAGATGGTGATATACCGGAGAAATCGAATGAGCTTCAGATGATACTAGACAAGTATATGCTACGTCCTACCCCTGTGAAGCAACTACTGGATACAGAAAGCCAATCCTATCTGTCCGACAAGTCTGTTATTGAGAAGGCTTTAAAATCGGCAAACGGAGAAAGGTTCAAAGCATTATGGCAGGGAGATACATCTGGTTATGCTTCTGCCAGTGAAGCTGATTTGGCACTTTGCGGTATGCTGGCATTTTGGTGTGGCAGGGATATTGGGCAGATGGACAGACTTTTCCGAAAAAGCGGCCTAATGCGGGATAAATGGAATAGACCACAGTCCGGCAGTACTTATGGAATGATAACCATAGAAAAAGCTATCGCAAATGCTACTGAAATATACAAACCAGGTGGTAAGCGTTCATCAGCTACAGAGGATTTTGGTGAATGTTCTCTTACTGGCTTTAAGCCTGAGAGTAACGATCGCTACCCTTGGACGGATATTGGGGCAAGCAGGCTGTTTGCTGATTATTATAAATCTTTTGCCCGCTTTGTTCCTGAAAGGAAGATGTGGTTTTGCTACGAGAATGGCATTTGGATTCCTGATGTCGGTAATCTAAAAGTAATGGAAATGTGTAAATCATTGGCTAATCAACTGCTAACCTATGCTTTGACTATTCAGGATGAACATCAAAGAAAGGCATACATTGACTATTGCCGAAAGTGGCAGTCAAGAAGATACAGGGAAACGGTGCTTAAGGATGCACAGAGCGTATATCCCATATCAATGGCTGAATTTGACCAAGGCCCGCAGATGTTCAACTGTTCCAATGGCACATTGTTTTTAATATCTATGGATTTTCATCCCCACAACAACGAGGACAGACTTACAAAGATATCTGGTGTTAAATATGACCCAGAAGCAAAAAGTGAGCGATGGGATAGATTTATTCATGAGATTATGAGCGGAGATGAGGAAAAGGCAAAATTCCTCCAAAAAGCCTTTGGCTACAGTATCAGCGGAGACACTCGGTATGAATGCCTGTTTGTTCTCTACGGTGCTACAACTCGAAACGGTAAAGGTACGCTATGTGAGAGCATTCTTAAGGTATTAGGCAGTTATGGCTGTACCGCAAGGCCAGAGACTATCAGTCTGAAAAAGAACAATAACAGTTCAAGTCCAAGTGAAGATATTGCCCGGCTTGCAGGAGTACGCTATGTAAATATCTCCGAACCTAGCAGAGGACTTGTCCTAAATGCTGCACAGGTAAAAAGCATGACGGGTGGTGACACCATCAACGCAAGGTTTCTACATGAGAATTCTTTTGACTTTTCGCCAAAGTTTAAGCTATATATCAACACCAATTATCTGCCCGTTATTACGGATATGACGCTGTTTTCCAGTGGCAGAGTGGTGATTATCCCTTTTGAACGACACTTTGATGAAAGCGAGCAGGATAAAAACCTAAAACGTGAATTCGCCAAATCGAAGAATCAGAGTGCTATCCTTAACTGGCTAATTGAAGGCTATCAGCTGTTAAAGAAGGAAGGCTTTACTTTACCTGATTCTGTTAAGACAGCAACGGAGGCTTATAAACGTGACAGCGACAAAATAGCATTATTTTTCGAGGATGCCTTGGAGGAAAGTCCCAACAGTGAGGTGCGCACATCCGAAGTGTATGCCCGGTATCAGCGTTGGTGCAGTGCCAATGGATGTTATTCGGAGAATGCAAGAAACTTCAAACAAGCCTTAACAGCTATCGCCCGTGTAGAACGGAAACGACCACGTTCTGGTGGTGGAATGACCACAATGCTTATCGGATATAAGCTGACAGAAGAAGAATTTCTTCTTATTTAA
- a CDS encoding helix-turn-helix domain-containing protein produces the protein MTVSYKKLWKLLIDRDMKKKDLQAAAGISPSSISKLSKNEYVSMDVLVKVCTALGVDFKDIMELVPNMVEERK, from the coding sequence ATGACCGTTAGCTATAAAAAGCTTTGGAAATTGTTGATAGACCGCGATATGAAGAAGAAAGATTTACAAGCTGCTGCGGGAATAAGTCCATCGTCAATTTCAAAGCTTTCTAAAAACGAATATGTCAGTATGGACGTTCTTGTAAAGGTTTGTACGGCACTTGGCGTTGATTTTAAAGATATCATGGAATTAGTGCCTAATATGGTTGAAGAAAGGAAGTAG
- a CDS encoding transposase, producing the protein MSKTNNRYDEEFKAHAVNMVVEKGRPISAVAKDLGVSQPAIRRWVKLSTEPEDSVAKRIAELEAQNKELKKELSDAKETVEVLKKSVAIFIKP; encoded by the coding sequence GTGAGTAAGACAAATAACAGATACGATGAAGAGTTTAAGGCTCATGCTGTTAATATGGTGGTTGAGAAGGGGCGCCCCATAAGTGCAGTGGCCAAGGATCTTGGTGTTTCTCAGCCAGCCATAAGAAGATGGGTAAAATTAAGCACTGAGCCGGAAGATTCGGTTGCCAAGAGAATTGCCGAACTAGAAGCACAAAACAAAGAACTCAAAAAAGAACTTTCGGACGCAAAGGAAACTGTTGAAGTGCTAAAAAAGTCCGTAGCCATTTTCATAAAACCATAG
- a CDS encoding IS3 family transposase, which produces MESPTPSEKYAFIKTHASGHSVEKMCDLLGVSRSGYYDWRDRPPSARATKHKKILAVIKETHRKYPMWGVDPIWTEVKESIPCSRGTVHRLMKEHNIKSKRKKKWIATTNSNHNLPVAPNLLNQEFDVATPNTVWVGDITYHWTDKGWLYTAIVKDLCTKDVVGYAMSKRMTKGLVIKAMQMAIRRETPRSGLIFHSDRGSQYCSKRFRALLETYDIQQSMSRKGNPYDNACAENFFSCLKCECTNFYHFKNRDAAKQIIFEYIEVYYNRQRRHAALGWLTPLKYKEQLAKFHLAA; this is translated from the coding sequence ATAGAATCACCTACACCCAGTGAGAAATATGCATTCATCAAAACTCATGCCTCCGGGCATTCTGTGGAGAAAATGTGCGATTTATTAGGTGTGTCCCGGAGCGGGTACTACGACTGGAGAGATAGGCCACCATCAGCCAGAGCAACCAAGCATAAGAAGATCCTTGCTGTCATTAAAGAAACCCATAGAAAGTATCCTATGTGGGGTGTAGACCCTATTTGGACTGAGGTTAAAGAATCAATACCTTGCAGCCGTGGGACTGTCCATAGACTGATGAAAGAGCATAATATTAAGTCTAAACGCAAGAAGAAGTGGATAGCCACGACTAACAGTAATCATAATCTACCTGTTGCACCGAATCTATTAAACCAGGAATTTGATGTTGCAACACCAAATACGGTATGGGTCGGAGATATAACGTATCACTGGACTGACAAAGGATGGCTCTATACCGCCATCGTTAAGGATCTGTGCACAAAGGATGTTGTCGGCTATGCAATGAGCAAACGAATGACCAAAGGACTTGTAATCAAAGCCATGCAGATGGCAATACGAAGAGAAACACCCAGATCAGGCCTTATATTTCACTCTGATAGAGGGAGCCAGTACTGTTCCAAGAGATTCAGGGCTTTACTGGAGACCTATGATATCCAGCAGAGCATGAGTCGCAAGGGCAATCCTTATGACAATGCTTGTGCAGAGAATTTTTTCAGCTGTCTTAAATGCGAATGCACCAACTTTTACCATTTTAAGAATAGAGACGCGGCTAAGCAAATTATCTTTGAGTACATAGAGGTTTATTATAATCGGCAAAGGAGACATGCCGCTCTGGGTTGGCTGACTCCTTTAAAATATAAAGAGCAACTTGCTAAGTTTCACTTAGCAGCATAG
- a CDS encoding restriction endonuclease subunit S: MSKLDELIAELCPDGVELVPLEEVILSLNTGLNPRQFFRLNTVDAKNYYVTIRELRNNKVIFTDKTDRINDEALKLCNNRSNLEVGDVLFSGTGTIGETAVIESPPINWNIKEGVYAIKPDKKRIISRFLMYVLMSQRVRERYLVKALGGTVKSVSMGEMKKLLIPIPPLAVQQEIVRILDNFTELTAELTAELTARRKQYEYYRDFLLTFGDEVEWTTLGEVAINLDSKRKPVAKGKRKAGEYPYYGASGIVDYVDDYIFDGDYLLVSEDGANLVARVTPIAFSASGKIWVNNHAHVLEFETYEDRKFIEYYLNMIDLSRFLSTAAQPKLTQENLNKIPVPAPSFEEKERIVAILDRFDALCNDLTSGIPAEIEARQKQYEYYRDKLLSFKEVTA; the protein is encoded by the coding sequence ATGAGTAAGTTAGATGAATTGATTGCTGAACTTTGCCCTGATGGGGTGGAGCTAGTACCATTAGAAGAGGTTATTCTTTCTCTTAATACAGGTCTTAACCCACGACAATTTTTTCGGTTGAATACTGTTGATGCTAAAAATTATTATGTAACAATAAGAGAATTAAGGAATAATAAGGTTATTTTTACAGATAAAACAGATCGAATAAATGATGAAGCTTTGAAGCTCTGTAACAATCGCTCTAATTTAGAGGTTGGAGATGTTCTTTTTTCAGGTACAGGAACAATTGGAGAAACTGCTGTCATTGAATCCCCACCAATAAATTGGAATATAAAAGAAGGAGTTTATGCAATAAAACCAGACAAAAAAAGAATCATATCGAGATTCTTAATGTATGTCCTTATGTCACAAAGAGTTCGAGAACGATATTTGGTTAAAGCATTGGGAGGAACAGTAAAAAGTGTATCTATGGGTGAAATGAAAAAGCTACTTATCCCCATTCCCCCTCTAGCTGTTCAGCAGGAAATTGTCCGTATTCTGGACAATTTCACAGAGCTTACAGCAGAGCTTACAGCAGAGCTTACAGCAAGAAGAAAACAGTATGAGTATTATAGGGATTTTCTGCTTACGTTTGGTGATGAGGTAGAGTGGACGACATTGGGAGAGGTTGCAATCAACCTTGATTCTAAGCGTAAACCTGTCGCTAAAGGGAAACGTAAAGCGGGTGAATATCCGTACTATGGAGCCTCTGGAATTGTTGACTATGTAGACGACTATATTTTCGACGGTGACTACTTGTTAGTTTCAGAAGATGGTGCAAATCTTGTGGCAAGAGTAACCCCTATTGCTTTTTCTGCGTCTGGAAAGATATGGGTAAACAACCATGCTCATGTATTGGAATTCGAAACATATGAAGATAGAAAGTTTATTGAATACTACCTGAACATGATTGACTTAAGTCGTTTTTTATCAACTGCGGCACAACCAAAATTGACACAAGAGAATCTTAACAAGATACCAGTTCCTGCTCCGTCTTTTGAAGAAAAAGAACGCATCGTCGCTATCCTCGATCGCTTTGACGCTCTCTGCAACGACTTA